Proteins from a genomic interval of Treponema brennaborense DSM 12168:
- a CDS encoding 4Fe-4S cluster-binding domain-containing protein — protein sequence MKNLSESIIISNIQRFCIHDGPGIRTTVFLKGCNIHCPWCANPENIAFTPQYYSSDNIQGLFGKYISANDLYMEILKDKPFYKTEGGVTFSGGEPLLQMEKLVPLMEKCKSSEIKLCAETSLFVSTHQIDIALSYLDTIIIDIKILDSSDCLSILGGHVDCYYNNVNRIMMSSIPVIFRIPLINPYITNEKNIKAIISFLKNKRYDKVELIKGHNLATKKYVLLRKEMYRVPDLSEEQLLFIKEKFIQNDINAEICKM from the coding sequence ATGAAAAATCTTTCAGAATCAATTATTATATCAAACATACAAAGATTTTGTATTCATGATGGTCCCGGAATACGAACTACGGTTTTCTTAAAAGGTTGTAATATTCATTGTCCATGGTGTGCTAATCCTGAAAATATTGCATTTACTCCTCAATATTATAGTAGTGATAATATACAGGGTCTCTTTGGAAAATATATTTCCGCAAATGATTTATATATGGAAATTTTAAAAGACAAACCGTTTTACAAAACAGAAGGTGGTGTTACTTTTTCTGGAGGAGAACCTCTCCTCCAGATGGAAAAACTTGTTCCTCTCATGGAAAAATGTAAAAGTAGTGAGATTAAATTATGTGCAGAAACCTCTTTGTTTGTTTCCACACATCAAATTGATATTGCTCTCTCGTATCTTGATACGATTATAATCGATATAAAAATTTTAGATTCTAGTGATTGCCTTTCAATTTTAGGAGGGCACGTTGATTGTTATTATAATAATGTAAATAGAATTATGATGTCTTCTATTCCGGTTATTTTTAGAATCCCATTAATAAATCCATATATAACGAATGAGAAAAATATCAAAGCAATCATATCTTTTCTAAAAAACAAAAGATATGATAAAGTTGAATTAATAAAAGGGCATAATCTTGCTACAAAAAAGTATGTATTGCTTAGGAAAGAAATGTATAGAGTTCCAGATTTATCAGAGGAACAGCTTCTTTTTATAAAAGAAAAATTTATTCAAAATGATATTAATGCAGAAATATGTAAAATGTAG
- a CDS encoding oligosaccharide flippase family protein: protein MVNKSLKRNYIYNLFQQILTLITPLITAPYIARVIGAEGIGAFSYTSSIVSYFTLFASLGIYAYASREISYNQDNRKQRSVIFWNVKILSLITTCLCLVFYLIFIYFSDQKYRIIYFIQIFSLISIIADTTFLFSGMEEFGITVMRNIICRILNVLLIFIFVHQKEDLYTYIFLLSLTTFICNISLWSFVPKFIDKPKFKEIHPFTSFNIIFSLFFPTIAISIYTVLDKTMLGILTSGTLENGYYEQALKLSKVVLVLVTSLGTVMVPRIGYHFERKEISQIQEFMYRSYRFVWFLGIPLCLGLIGVSPNFIPWFYGDEFNKVIPLLSILSFLILAIGINNVTGVQYLIPTKRQNVFTITVIIGAMINFIGNLILIPKFKSIGAAISSVVAETIIATIQIIIVRKELKPQKILSSSFNYICAGIIMYVILLMENHFMRSSVINTLIMIASGTIIYFMILFMRKDTFFISTILSFKEKILKKVTKKRL from the coding sequence ATGGTAAACAAAAGTTTAAAAAGAAATTATATATATAATTTATTCCAACAGATATTAACCCTTATAACTCCTCTAATTACTGCTCCATACATTGCAAGGGTAATTGGGGCAGAGGGAATTGGAGCTTTTAGTTATACTTCATCAATTGTTTCATATTTTACCTTATTTGCTTCTTTAGGTATCTATGCTTATGCAAGTAGAGAGATATCTTATAATCAAGATAATCGTAAACAAAGATCTGTTATTTTTTGGAATGTAAAAATTCTGAGTTTAATTACGACTTGTTTATGTCTTGTTTTTTATCTAATATTTATTTATTTCAGTGATCAAAAATATAGAATAATATATTTTATTCAGATTTTTTCTCTTATTTCTATAATTGCAGATACAACATTCCTATTTTCTGGTATGGAAGAGTTTGGAATAACAGTTATGAGGAATATTATTTGTCGTATATTAAATGTTCTTTTAATTTTTATTTTTGTACATCAAAAAGAAGACCTATATACATATATTTTTCTGCTTTCTTTAACAACTTTTATTTGTAATATATCGCTATGGAGTTTCGTTCCTAAATTTATTGATAAGCCAAAATTCAAAGAAATTCATCCGTTTACAAGTTTTAATATAATTTTTTCACTATTTTTCCCTACAATAGCTATAAGTATTTATACAGTACTAGATAAAACAATGCTTGGTATATTAACATCTGGAACATTAGAAAATGGATATTATGAACAGGCTCTAAAACTTTCTAAAGTGGTTTTAGTTCTTGTAACATCTTTGGGAACTGTTATGGTTCCTCGAATTGGTTATCATTTTGAAAGAAAAGAAATATCACAGATACAAGAATTTATGTATAGAAGTTACCGTTTTGTATGGTTTTTAGGAATACCACTCTGTTTAGGTTTAATAGGAGTTTCTCCAAATTTTATTCCATGGTTTTATGGAGATGAGTTTAATAAGGTTATCCCCTTGCTTTCTATTTTAAGTTTTCTGATACTTGCCATTGGTATTAATAACGTGACAGGTGTTCAATATCTAATTCCAACTAAACGACAGAATGTTTTTACAATAACAGTAATTATTGGTGCGATGATAAATTTTATTGGAAATTTGATTCTTATTCCAAAATTTAAATCGATAGGAGCTGCAATTTCCTCTGTTGTTGCAGAAACTATTATAGCAACTATTCAAATTATAATTGTAAGAAAAGAATTAAAACCTCAAAAAATTCTGTCTAGCTCTTTTAACTATATTTGTGCAGGTATTATTATGTATGTAATTCTTTTAATGGAAAATCATTTTATGCGTTCTTCAGTTATTAATACTCTGATCATGATAGCTAGTGGTACTATCATTTATTTTATGATACTCTTTATGAGAAAAGATACTTTTTTCATATCGACAATTTTATCTTTTAAAGAAAAAATCCTAAAGAAGGTAACAAAGAAGCGGCTATAA
- a CDS encoding DUF4422 domain-containing protein codes for MYKRQIDNSKIKILVCCHKQCELPLNTDNIFLPIHVGAAINSIDLKMQRDDQVNGVLCDNISSKNKSFCELTAMYWAWKNIKKLYPSLEYIGLNHYRRYFAFEKYYGLRDIYPETDVLNYIINMKRLTHFLAEGYTIIPKRKIYPYPLQIDYSVCHVSEDIRTLRKVIIDLYPEYITSYDHVLLHNNKLAHYNMLIMEYSHFDSYSDWLFSILFEAEKRIDIHCYNDIQMRIFGYMSERLFCVWLYHNKIKTKEVPVYWFTNIGKQGLLQYMFDKHRNKTAFRIKWDYMNSPFRKLINIFKVK; via the coding sequence ATGTACAAGAGACAAATAGATAATTCAAAAATAAAAATATTAGTCTGTTGCCATAAACAATGTGAACTTCCGTTGAACACTGACAATATTTTTTTACCTATTCATGTTGGGGCTGCAATCAACAGTATCGATTTGAAAATGCAGCGTGATGACCAGGTAAATGGTGTACTGTGCGACAATATAAGTTCAAAAAATAAAAGTTTCTGTGAGTTGACGGCCATGTATTGGGCTTGGAAAAATATAAAAAAATTATATCCAAGCTTAGAATATATTGGATTGAACCATTATAGAAGGTATTTTGCATTTGAAAAATATTATGGACTGCGAGATATATATCCAGAAACAGATGTGTTGAATTATATTATTAATATGAAAAGATTGACTCATTTCCTTGCAGAAGGATATACAATAATTCCTAAGCGAAAAATTTATCCATATCCTTTACAAATCGATTATTCGGTTTGTCATGTAAGTGAAGACATTAGGACTCTTAGAAAAGTGATAATTGATTTATATCCTGAATATATAACAAGTTATGATCATGTGTTGTTACATAACAATAAATTGGCTCATTATAATATGCTAATAATGGAATATTCTCATTTTGATTCATATTCCGACTGGTTATTTTCCATTCTTTTCGAGGCAGAAAAACGAATTGATATTCATTGTTATAATGATATTCAAATGAGAATTTTCGGATACATGAGCGAACGGTTATTTTGTGTTTGGTTATACCATAATAAAATAAAAACAAAAGAAGTGCCTGTTTATTGGTTTACAAACATAGGGAAGCAAGGGCTATTACAGTATATGTTTGATAAACACAGAAA
- the glf gene encoding UDP-galactopyranose mutase has translation MKYNYLVVGSGLYGAVFAYKLKQMGKSVLVIDKRPHIGGNIYCDSIANINIHTYGAHIFHTSNQEVWEFVNKFVSFNRYTNAPVANYKGKLFNLPFNMNTFYQMWGVTTPEEAVLKIEQQKKESGITEPKNLEEQAISLVGKDIYLTLIKEYTEKQWGRRCTELPAFIIRRLPVRFTFDNNYFNDSYQGIPLGGYNRLIEGLLDGIEVKTATDFFERRDHWEYIADKIVFTGKIDEFYDYQFGKLEYRTVRFEQERLECQNFQGNAVINYTSHEQPYTRIIEHKHFETESKAYGINTTIISKEYSSEWNKNSEPFYPINDEKNSILYQKYRILADNEKNVIFGGRLAEYKYYDMDDVIEKAMKDVQETNR, from the coding sequence ATGAAATATAATTATCTTGTTGTCGGTTCTGGTTTATATGGTGCTGTATTTGCTTATAAGTTAAAGCAGATGGGAAAAAGTGTTCTTGTAATAGATAAACGACCTCATATAGGTGGCAATATCTATTGTGATTCCATTGCTAATATTAATATTCATACATATGGTGCCCATATTTTTCATACTTCGAATCAAGAAGTTTGGGAGTTTGTAAATAAATTTGTATCGTTTAATCGCTACACGAACGCTCCCGTTGCAAACTATAAAGGAAAGTTGTTCAATCTACCATTCAACATGAACACATTTTATCAGATGTGGGGAGTAACCACACCGGAAGAAGCTGTATTGAAAATTGAGCAGCAGAAAAAAGAAAGTGGGATTACAGAACCAAAAAATCTTGAAGAACAGGCCATAAGCCTTGTAGGGAAAGATATTTATCTCACACTCATTAAAGAATATACGGAAAAGCAATGGGGTAGACGGTGCACAGAACTTCCGGCGTTTATCATCAGGCGACTTCCCGTACGGTTTACATTTGATAACAACTACTTCAATGATTCATATCAAGGAATTCCTCTTGGTGGCTACAATAGATTGATTGAAGGGTTGCTTGACGGAATTGAAGTAAAGACGGCAACGGATTTCTTTGAACGCCGTGACCATTGGGAGTATATTGCTGATAAAATCGTATTTACAGGTAAAATAGATGAATTCTATGATTATCAGTTTGGAAAGTTAGAATACAGAACTGTACGGTTTGAGCAAGAAAGACTAGAATGTCAGAATTTCCAAGGAAATGCTGTCATAAACTATACTTCCCATGAACAACCGTATACTCGTATTATTGAGCATAAACACTTTGAGACTGAAAGCAAAGCTTATGGAATAAATACAACTATAATTTCAAAGGAGTATTCTTCTGAATGGAATAAAAATTCAGAACCTTTCTACCCTATTAATGATGAGAAGAATTCTATATTATATCAGAAATATAGAATTCTTGCTGATAATGAAAAAAACGTTATTTTTGGAGGAAGATTGGCTGAATATAAGTATTATGATATGGATGATGTTATTGAAAAGGCGATGAAAGATGTACAAGAGACAAATAGATAA